The Streptomyces puniciscabiei genomic interval TGAACTACGAGGCCGACGTGGCCCGGATGTGCGCGGTGCTGCGCTCCTGGGAGGACCGCTTCGGCATACGGGTCGTGGCCCTCGGTCCGGACACCCTGGTCGTGTCCGTCGCGGCCCCGCCGGCCACGCGGGAGGAGGCCGAGGCGGTGGCGGCGGAGCACTTCGCGTTCTGCCCGGACCTCGTGCTCCAGGGCGAGCGGGACACCCTGCGCGCCTACGCGAAGGACCTGGTCGGGGAGCCCGTCTGGTCCTTCTGGTGGGACTGACCCACCGCCGCCCTCAGCCCCCGAGGCTTCCGAGTCCCCGTCCCAGCCTGCGCAGCCCCTCCGCGATCTCCTCCGGTGTCTGGGTGACGAAGCACAGGCGGAGGGTGGTGGGGTCGGGGGTGCCGGCGTAGAAGGGCGCCCCGGGGACGTAGGCCACGTTCTGCTCGACCACGCGGGGCAGCAGGGCGAGGGTGTCGTACGGCTCCGGCAGGCGCACCCAGAGGAACATGCCGCCCTCGGGCCGGCTCCACTCCGACCCGGCCGGAAGCACGCCGGGCAACCCGGCCAGCATGGCGTCCCGGCGTTCGCCGTACACGGCGCGCACCCGCGCCACGTGGGCGTCCAGGACGTCCAGGTACCGTGCCGCGGCGAGCTGGTTGAGCGTCGGGGTGTGCAGATCGGCCGCCTGCTTGGCCACGGCGCAGATGCGGCGCAGCTCGGCGGGCGCGCGCAGCCAGCCGAGGCGCAGGCCGGGGGCCATCACCTTGGAGAAGGAGCCGAGCAGGACGGTCCGGTCCTCGGCGCCGGGAAGGGAGGCGATCCAGGGGACGGGTTCACCGTCGTAGCGGAGTTCGCCGTACGGGTCGTCCTCGACGATCCACAGGCCCTGACGGGCGGCGACGGCGGCGATCTGCGCGCGGCGTGGGGCGGGCATCGTACGGCCGGTGGGGTTCTGGAAGGTCGGGACGAGGTAGAGCAGCTTGGGGCGTTCGCGGCGGATCGCCTCCTCCAGGGCGCCCGGGTCCACGCCGTCCGCGTCGCCCGGCACGGCCACCACACGCGCTCCCGCGAGGCCGAAGACCTGGAGTGCCGCCAGATAGCAGGGGTTTTCCACCAGGACCGTGTCACCGGGATCGAGCAGGGCCGTCGCCAGGAGGGACAGGGCCTGCTGGGAGCCGGTGGTGATCAGCAGGTCGTCCGGAGTGGTGGGCAGTCCCCGGGCGGTGCTGCGCGCGGCCAGGGCCGCCCGGAGCGCCGGCTCGCCCTCGGTGGTGGAGTACTGCAGCGCCTGCGCCGGGGTCCGCGTCAGCACCTCCTGGAACGCCGCCGCTATGCCCTCCCGGTCGAAGAGTTCCGGTGCCGGGAGCCCGCCCGCGAAGTTGATCACCTCGGGGCGCGCGGTGACCGCGAGGATGTCCCGCACGGGCGAACCGCCCACGGCCTGGGCCCGGGCGGCCGGCGGCGGGACGGGGGCAGGCCCGGCGACGGCGGCGCGTCCTTGGGCAGCGGTCGGGGCGGCGGGCTCGGCGATGGTCATGGCGCGGCTCTCCTTCGGCTCGGGGAGCCGTCAGGCTAGAGAAGTACGTGCCGCCTACACCGTTAATTCCGCGATCCGGACGGTCCGTACGCGTCGCAGCGGCGGACCCCGCTGCCCCCTCCCCCGACGAGGTCAGCGCAGCTTCCGCGCCGCCTCGGTCGCCCAGTAGGTGAGGATGTTCCGGGCCCCGGCGCGCTTGATGCCGGTCAGGGTCTCGAAGATGGCCCGGTCGCGGTCGACCCAGCCCTTCTCGGCAGCGGCCTCGATCATCGAGTACTCGCCGGAGATCTGGTACGCGGCGACGGGCACGTCCACGGCGTCCGCGACCCGGGCGAGGATGTCGAGGTACGGTCCGGCCGGCTTGACCATGACCATGTCCGCGCCCTCCTTCAGGTCGAGGGACAACTCCCGCAGGGACTCGCGCCAGTTGGCGGGGTCCTGCTGGTAGGTCTTGCGGTCGCCCTGGAGCGAGGAGGCGACGGCCTCGCGGAAGGGGCCGTAGAAGGCGGATGAGTACTTGGCCGTGTAGGCGAGGATCGCCACGTCCTCGCGCCCGATCTGGTCGAGCGCGTCGCGTACGACGCCGATCTGGCCGTCCATCATGCCGCTGGGCCCGACGACATGGGCGCCGGCGTCGGCCTGCACCTGGGCCATCTCGGCGTACCGCTCCAGGGTGGCGTCGTTGTCGACACGGCCCTCGGCGTCGAGGACGCCGCAGTGCCCGTGGTCGGTGAACTCGTCCAGGCACAGGTCGGACATGACGAGCAGGTCGTCGCCGACCTCGGCCCGCACGTCGCGGAGGGCGACCTGCAGGATTCCGTCCGGGTCGGTGCCGGCCGTGCCCTGGGCGTCCTTGCTGGACTCCTCCGGCACGCCGAACAGCATGATCCCGGAGACCCCGGCCTCCACGGCCTCCAGCGCGGCCTTCTTCAGGCTGTCGCGGGTGTGCTGGACGACACCGGGCATGGCGGCGATCGGCACGGGCTCGCTCACGCCCTCACGGATGAAGGCGGGGAGGATGAAGTCGGCGGGGTGCAGTCGCGTCTCGGCGACCATCCGCCGCATGACGGGCGAGGTCCGCAGTCGCCTAGGACGCGTACCGGGAAAGGATCCGTACTTCGTCATGCCCCCTACGCTACGCCCGCCCGGCCCCCCTCTTTGCCGACGCCGTGTCGGCCCGTTCGGCGGCTGACAGGCGGCCCACAGCGAGCCCATTCACGGGCAAACCGGCGCCGTCATACGAAGTCTTTGCGCTCTCCTGGCGATCCCTGGATCCGCGTGCCTCCCGGGTGTTCTACGCGCGTGGTGTCATGCCCGCGCCACCCCTCCTCGCCGTGCACCACCCGTGAACCCAGGAGTCACGCATGCTGCGGAAGGTCCTCACCCGCGCGGCCATCGCCCTGACCGCCGGCGCCGCCGTCGTCGCCACGGCCGTCCCCGCGAACGCCGCGAGCTAC includes:
- a CDS encoding PLP-dependent aminotransferase family protein; translated protein: MTIAEPAAPTAAQGRAAVAGPAPVPPPAARAQAVGGSPVRDILAVTARPEVINFAGGLPAPELFDREGIAAAFQEVLTRTPAQALQYSTTEGEPALRAALAARSTARGLPTTPDDLLITTGSQQALSLLATALLDPGDTVLVENPCYLAALQVFGLAGARVVAVPGDADGVDPGALEEAIRRERPKLLYLVPTFQNPTGRTMPAPRRAQIAAVAARQGLWIVEDDPYGELRYDGEPVPWIASLPGAEDRTVLLGSFSKVMAPGLRLGWLRAPAELRRICAVAKQAADLHTPTLNQLAAARYLDVLDAHVARVRAVYGERRDAMLAGLPGVLPAGSEWSRPEGGMFLWVRLPEPYDTLALLPRVVEQNVAYVPGAPFYAGTPDPTTLRLCFVTQTPEEIAEGLRRLGRGLGSLGG
- the hemB gene encoding porphobilinogen synthase translates to MTKYGSFPGTRPRRLRTSPVMRRMVAETRLHPADFILPAFIREGVSEPVPIAAMPGVVQHTRDSLKKAALEAVEAGVSGIMLFGVPEESSKDAQGTAGTDPDGILQVALRDVRAEVGDDLLVMSDLCLDEFTDHGHCGVLDAEGRVDNDATLERYAEMAQVQADAGAHVVGPSGMMDGQIGVVRDALDQIGREDVAILAYTAKYSSAFYGPFREAVASSLQGDRKTYQQDPANWRESLRELSLDLKEGADMVMVKPAGPYLDILARVADAVDVPVAAYQISGEYSMIEAAAEKGWVDRDRAIFETLTGIKRAGARNILTYWATEAARKLR